One part of the Thermococcus litoralis DSM 5473 genome encodes these proteins:
- a CDS encoding calcium/sodium antiporter, which translates to MAAEYIITFGIFALGLLMLIKGSDIFVEAATRVAKGFGVSEFIIALVLASIATTLPEVTTSAIAAYQGFSDIALGNAIGSALANIALILGLSALIMPLDVDEIAWKNALFMIGVTFYAWILMRDLVISRIEGLTLIMIYLGFLYYLYKKHVTLEEVKEGRGNPKKDVVILFASGLVVVFGARLVVESAVKIATALGIPEVVIALTLVSIGTSLPEMANSLTATLKKTPNISVGNVVGANILDILMVIGIAALIRPIKVDYSIYSFTTPLTLLVMAVLAISLKLNNRVGRKTSVVLLALYAYFLYANFT; encoded by the coding sequence ATGGCGGCGGAATACATTATAACCTTTGGAATCTTTGCCTTGGGACTGCTAATGCTGATCAAGGGAAGCGACATATTTGTCGAAGCAGCTACAAGGGTTGCGAAGGGGTTTGGAGTTAGCGAGTTCATAATCGCTTTAGTATTGGCTAGCATCGCCACAACTCTGCCAGAGGTCACGACTTCTGCGATAGCTGCGTATCAAGGGTTCAGCGATATAGCCCTCGGAAACGCCATAGGGAGTGCCCTAGCAAACATAGCCCTAATCTTGGGTTTGTCTGCTCTCATCATGCCGCTTGATGTTGATGAAATAGCCTGGAAGAACGCCCTTTTTATGATTGGTGTGACATTTTACGCGTGGATTTTAATGAGGGATCTCGTAATATCTAGGATTGAGGGGTTAACGCTGATCATGATATATTTGGGATTCCTCTATTACCTCTATAAGAAGCATGTAACGCTGGAAGAAGTTAAAGAGGGTAGAGGAAACCCCAAGAAAGATGTTGTAATTTTGTTTGCAAGCGGACTTGTGGTTGTTTTCGGGGCTAGACTTGTTGTTGAAAGCGCTGTAAAGATCGCCACAGCCCTTGGAATTCCAGAAGTGGTTATAGCCCTCACCTTGGTCTCAATTGGTACTTCTCTTCCGGAGATGGCAAACTCATTAACCGCCACACTGAAAAAAACCCCCAACATAAGCGTTGGCAACGTTGTAGGGGCCAATATACTGGATATCCTCATGGTTATCGGTATTGCGGCTTTAATAAGGCCGATAAAAGTGGATTACAGCATATATTCCTTTACAACCCCTCTAACGTTGCTTGTAATGGCGGTGCTTGCGATTTCTCTAAAGCTAAACAACAGAGTTGGGCGGAAAACAAGCGTAGTCCTCTTAGCTTTGTATGCTTATTTCCTCTATGCTAATTTCACATAA
- the deoC gene encoding deoxyribose-phosphate aldolase → MDIAKYIDHTNLKPYATKEDIIKLCEEAKKYGFYAVCVNPYRVKLAKEQLKGTEIKVASVIGFPLGATPTEVKVFEAKKALEDGADELDMVINIGALKDKDYEYVKNDIAEVVKVAHEKGAIVKVIIETCYLTDEEKEIACKLAMEAGADFVKTSTGFGTGGATVEDVKLMRRVVGDKLGVKAAGGIRTYEQALAMIEAGANRIGTSSGVKIVEGAKNG, encoded by the coding sequence ATGGATATTGCCAAGTACATAGACCACACAAACTTAAAGCCCTACGCCACCAAGGAGGACATAATAAAGCTCTGTGAAGAGGCAAAGAAATACGGCTTTTACGCAGTTTGTGTCAACCCATACAGGGTAAAGCTCGCAAAGGAACAGCTTAAGGGTACAGAGATTAAGGTTGCGAGTGTAATTGGATTTCCACTTGGGGCAACGCCGACGGAAGTGAAGGTTTTTGAGGCAAAGAAAGCCCTCGAAGATGGAGCGGATGAGCTTGATATGGTCATTAACATCGGTGCATTGAAGGATAAGGATTACGAGTACGTTAAAAATGACATAGCAGAGGTTGTAAAGGTTGCCCACGAAAAGGGGGCAATAGTGAAGGTCATAATTGAAACTTGCTACCTCACTGACGAAGAAAAAGAGATAGCATGTAAGCTCGCCATGGAGGCTGGGGCTGATTTTGTCAAAACATCAACGGGATTTGGAACTGGAGGAGCAACTGTTGAAGATGTCAAGTTAATGCGCAGGGTTGTTGGGGATAAGCTTGGAGTAAAAGCTGCCGGGGGCATAAGAACCTACGAACAGGCTTTGGCAATGATAGAGGCTGGAGCTAACAGAATAGGCACATCAAGCGGTGTGAAAATCGTAGAAGGGGCTAAAAATGGGTGA
- a CDS encoding family 4B encapsulin nanocompartment shell protein produces the protein MGETLELLRTVIKEIREDGFEPKVALVGPKFAEKAAKELKTLGLNVYVIKELNCDAIIADPRFLGHLRKASRRISLEPLREEKEMWEEIREIGEL, from the coding sequence ATGGGTGAAACCCTGGAGCTCTTAAGGACTGTTATAAAAGAGATTCGAGAAGATGGGTTTGAACCAAAGGTGGCGCTTGTAGGCCCAAAGTTTGCTGAAAAAGCCGCAAAAGAATTGAAAACTCTTGGATTGAATGTTTATGTAATAAAAGAGCTTAATTGCGACGCAATAATTGCCGACCCAAGATTCCTCGGGCATCTCCGAAAAGCCTCACGCAGAATATCGCTCGAACCCTTAAGGGAAGAAAAGGAGATGTGGGAGGAGATAAGGGAAATTGGAGAACTCTAA
- a CDS encoding ECF transporter S component: MAMEALAPYGKWVLIAVAVLYFVYLFVLKKKVFEVAVGVALSGIMAALVAVATMLIQVPTPLTRGYINVGDSMVMLVAVLFGPTIGAFAGGFGSAMADLITGYAHWAPFTLVIKGVEGFVVGYLTSKKDDFTTILLATILGGALMVLGYFFVEVYFYGWGGAIAEVPGNTLQAVTGIIVGGGVGHVIKRRVKDMLVSLQI; encoded by the coding sequence ATGGCCATGGAAGCACTTGCACCATACGGTAAGTGGGTGTTAATAGCCGTTGCCGTTCTTTACTTTGTTTACCTCTTCGTGCTCAAGAAGAAAGTCTTTGAAGTTGCGGTAGGAGTGGCTTTATCCGGCATAATGGCGGCACTAGTGGCGGTAGCAACGATGCTAATCCAAGTTCCAACGCCCTTAACGAGGGGATACATCAACGTTGGGGACAGCATGGTAATGCTTGTGGCAGTCCTTTTTGGCCCCACAATAGGAGCATTCGCCGGGGGATTTGGTTCCGCAATGGCAGATTTAATTACCGGCTATGCACATTGGGCACCGTTCACTTTAGTTATAAAAGGAGTGGAGGGATTCGTCGTTGGATACTTAACCTCAAAGAAAGACGACTTTACAACAATCCTCCTAGCTACAATCCTTGGTGGAGCCCTAATGGTTCTAGGATACTTCTTCGTTGAGGTCTACTTTTACGGATGGGGAGGAGCCATAGCAGAGGTTCCAGGGAATACCCTCCAAGCAGTCACCGGAATTATCGTGGGTGGTGGAGTAGGGCACGTAATAAAGAGAAGGGTCAAGGACATGCTTGTATCACTTCAGATTTAG
- a CDS encoding acetyl ornithine aminotransferase family protein, whose protein sequence is MVKGPQVKEIPGPKAREIIEKHHKYMATTTNDPNEYFLVIERTEGNYWIDVDGNRVLDFSSGIGVLNAGLRNPRVVEALKEQLDKLIHGAGTDYYNPYQVALAEKLDSIAPGDFEKKTFLSNSGTEANEAALKIAKWSTQRKLFIAFIGAFHGRTHGTMSLTASKPVHRSRMFPTMPGVEHVPYPNPYRNPWHIDGYEEPDELVNRVIEYIEDYLFDHYVPPEEVAAFVAEPIQGEGGYVVPPKNFFKELKKVADKHGILIIDDEVQMGMGRTGKMFAIEHFGIAPDIISLAKALGGGVPIGATIFRKDLDFGIPGVHSNTYGGNALACVAALTVIEELEKGLIENAKKLEPLFKERLQEMYDKYEIIGDVRGLGLAWAIEFVKDRKTKEYASKERNQVVVEALKRGLATLGCGKSALRLIPPLTIDEEEAKIGLDILEDAIKAVVG, encoded by the coding sequence ATGGTGAAGGGACCTCAGGTTAAGGAAATCCCCGGACCGAAGGCTAGGGAAATAATAGAGAAGCACCACAAGTATATGGCAACCACAACAAACGACCCAAACGAATACTTCTTGGTTATAGAGAGAACGGAGGGCAACTACTGGATTGACGTCGATGGAAATAGAGTTCTTGATTTCTCCTCTGGTATAGGTGTTCTCAACGCTGGTCTTAGAAACCCGAGGGTTGTTGAAGCTTTGAAAGAGCAACTAGATAAACTAATTCACGGTGCTGGAACCGATTATTACAACCCCTATCAAGTGGCTCTTGCCGAAAAGCTTGACAGCATCGCCCCTGGTGACTTTGAGAAGAAGACCTTCCTTTCAAACAGCGGTACGGAAGCTAATGAGGCAGCCTTGAAGATAGCAAAGTGGTCAACCCAAAGAAAGCTCTTCATAGCCTTCATTGGGGCATTCCACGGCAGAACTCATGGAACAATGAGTTTGACCGCAAGCAAGCCCGTCCACAGGTCGAGGATGTTCCCAACAATGCCCGGTGTTGAACACGTCCCATACCCCAACCCCTACAGAAACCCATGGCACATTGACGGTTATGAGGAACCAGATGAGCTCGTGAACAGGGTAATTGAATACATTGAAGATTACCTCTTTGACCACTATGTCCCACCGGAAGAAGTGGCAGCTTTCGTAGCGGAGCCAATTCAAGGTGAGGGAGGCTACGTAGTGCCACCAAAGAACTTCTTTAAGGAGCTCAAGAAAGTTGCAGACAAGCACGGTATACTCATCATAGACGATGAAGTCCAGATGGGAATGGGAAGAACGGGCAAGATGTTTGCAATTGAGCACTTTGGAATTGCTCCAGACATCATAAGCCTCGCAAAGGCACTTGGTGGTGGAGTGCCAATTGGAGCAACGATCTTTAGGAAGGATCTGGACTTTGGTATCCCTGGAGTACACAGCAATACTTATGGTGGAAACGCATTGGCATGTGTAGCGGCATTGACGGTAATTGAGGAGCTTGAGAAAGGCTTAATTGAAAACGCTAAAAAGCTTGAGCCGCTCTTCAAGGAGAGACTTCAGGAAATGTATGATAAATACGAAATCATCGGTGACGTCAGAGGACTTGGCCTTGCTTGGGCTATTGAATTCGTAAAGGACAGAAAGACAAAAGAGTACGCAAGCAAGGAAAGAAACCAGGTTGTTGTTGAAGCCCTCAAGAGAGGCCTTGCAACCCTTGGCTGTGGAAAGAGCGCTTTAAGACTAATCCCACCGCTAACAATAGACGAAGAAGAGGCCAAGATTGGTTTGGACATTCTCGAAGATGCCATCAAAGCTGTTGTCGGCTGA
- the trxB gene encoding thioredoxin-disulfide reductase: MFSLGGLSQTVDETKTWDVLIIGAGPAGFTAAIYAARYGLETLMISKDIGGNVALTDLIENYPGFPDGISGAELANRMHEQVKKLGVPIIFDEVERIDPAECAYYEGPCKFHVKTKNGKIYKARTVIIAVGAEPRKLRVPGEDKFYGRGVSYCATCDGPLFKGKDVIVVGGGNTALQEALYLKEIGVNVTLVHRREQFRADKILQDRFKKAGIPAILNTVVVEIKGNQKVESVVLKNVKTGEVFEKKVDGVFVFIGYEPKTDFVKHLGITDEQGYIPVDMHMRTKVKGLFAAGDITNVFKQIAVAVGQGAIAANSAKELLEEWKTQVNEE; encoded by the coding sequence ATGTTCAGCTTAGGGGGACTTTCACAGACAGTTGATGAAACAAAAACGTGGGATGTTCTGATAATAGGAGCCGGCCCGGCAGGTTTTACTGCGGCAATATATGCGGCACGCTATGGGTTGGAGACCCTTATGATCTCAAAGGACATAGGTGGAAACGTTGCCCTTACAGACCTCATTGAGAACTACCCCGGATTTCCCGATGGAATAAGCGGTGCAGAGCTTGCCAACAGGATGCATGAGCAAGTAAAAAAGCTTGGAGTTCCGATAATTTTTGATGAAGTTGAGAGAATAGACCCCGCTGAGTGTGCCTATTATGAAGGCCCATGCAAGTTCCATGTAAAGACAAAAAATGGGAAGATTTACAAGGCCAGAACCGTTATAATAGCCGTTGGAGCAGAGCCTAGGAAGCTTAGAGTTCCTGGTGAAGACAAGTTTTACGGAAGGGGAGTTAGCTACTGTGCAACCTGTGACGGTCCTCTATTCAAGGGGAAAGATGTGATAGTTGTAGGGGGCGGCAATACAGCGCTACAGGAGGCTCTGTATCTGAAGGAGATAGGAGTTAACGTTACCCTTGTTCACAGAAGGGAGCAGTTCAGGGCGGACAAAATACTTCAAGACAGGTTCAAAAAAGCTGGAATTCCAGCAATTTTAAACACGGTTGTGGTTGAGATAAAGGGCAATCAGAAGGTCGAAAGCGTAGTGCTGAAAAATGTAAAAACCGGCGAAGTATTTGAGAAGAAGGTCGATGGTGTGTTTGTTTTCATAGGCTACGAGCCTAAGACGGATTTCGTTAAACACCTCGGCATTACCGATGAACAGGGATATATCCCGGTTGATATGCACATGAGAACAAAAGTAAAGGGGCTCTTTGCCGCTGGAGATATAACAAACGTCTTCAAACAGATTGCAGTGGCCGTTGGGCAGGGAGCTATAGCGGCTAACTCAGCAAAGGAGCTTTTGGAAGAGTGGAAAACTCAAGTGAATGAAGAGTGA
- a CDS encoding metal-dependent hydrolase, whose product MNYEGHVLSGILTYPLAVLLASFLKYYANIPFELTALSMILGYGVYVLGSDLPDLDHPEALIHRGAKAIVAVMVGSAVFVKGGNLLSIGNNVVDPAFGWFIAGLFAFGSWYAFSALMPKHRGVVHSLTFALLYGVLVFATFEYGLGFKLGEALFIGFAAFLGYTLHLIVDREVKII is encoded by the coding sequence GTGAACTACGAAGGGCACGTGCTTAGCGGCATCTTAACCTATCCCCTTGCTGTCCTCCTTGCATCTTTTTTGAAATACTATGCAAATATCCCCTTTGAGCTTACCGCACTTTCCATGATACTGGGATATGGGGTTTATGTTCTAGGCTCTGACCTGCCTGACCTTGATCATCCAGAGGCGCTTATACATAGGGGCGCTAAAGCGATAGTGGCTGTAATGGTTGGCAGTGCAGTTTTTGTTAAAGGAGGAAATCTCTTATCAATTGGAAACAACGTAGTAGATCCGGCCTTTGGATGGTTTATAGCTGGATTGTTTGCTTTTGGCTCTTGGTACGCTTTTTCAGCCTTAATGCCCAAGCACAGGGGAGTTGTCCATTCCTTAACCTTTGCACTCCTCTATGGGGTTTTGGTTTTTGCTACCTTTGAGTACGGTCTTGGGTTTAAACTTGGGGAAGCATTGTTTATTGGGTTTGCCGCATTTTTGGGGTACACTCTTCATCTGATAGTCGATCGTGAGGTAAAGATAATTTAG
- a CDS encoding THUMP domain-containing protein: MATLLVTVPGGREGDAALELEWALGDARVRRTKWRGVLIVRTSLSKDEALKRIREFETTAIFRVLPIEKFVESKKERILEEAFQLAKEYIKKGDSFAVRCKRRGNWISSGKEIEIELGAKIKEELNAKVDLTNPDWYVWIEVLGKKTGLSIIKPEEIVKKRVEF, encoded by the coding sequence ATGGCAACGTTGCTTGTAACCGTGCCGGGTGGAAGAGAAGGAGATGCTGCCCTTGAACTAGAATGGGCACTTGGGGATGCAAGGGTAAGGAGAACAAAGTGGAGAGGAGTGCTGATAGTTCGGACTTCCTTAAGCAAAGATGAGGCACTCAAGAGAATCAGAGAATTTGAGACGACGGCTATCTTCAGGGTACTCCCCATAGAAAAGTTCGTGGAGAGCAAAAAAGAGAGGATTCTTGAGGAAGCCTTTCAGCTTGCAAAGGAATATATCAAAAAGGGAGACAGCTTTGCAGTCAGATGCAAAAGAAGAGGCAACTGGATTTCATCTGGGAAGGAGATAGAGATAGAGCTCGGAGCAAAAATAAAGGAGGAGTTAAATGCTAAAGTAGACCTCACAAATCCAGATTGGTACGTCTGGATTGAAGTTCTCGGCAAAAAGACTGGTCTAAGCATAATCAAGCCAGAAGAAATCGTAAAAAAGAGGGTGGAGTTTTAA
- the queC gene encoding 7-cyano-7-deazaguanine synthase QueC, whose protein sequence is MKRAVVLFSGGLDSTACLYWAKKNYDEVIMLTINYGSNEEKVTNKVAEFFSKELNVPLKVIKLEFLEEFSKIRGTTLVGGETPKVAAKDLESMEIAQETAKSVWVPARNVVLISVAASLLDALGGGDIIVGFNAEEGVTFPDNTPEFVEKINEMLKYGTMVDVKVVAPLINLDKKGIAKLLKELDAKYEYSNSCYMPQGFTEDGKPIHCGECESCVRRHRGLIEAIGEDKTVYKIKPKV, encoded by the coding sequence ATGAAAAGAGCAGTTGTCTTGTTTAGTGGTGGGCTTGACAGTACGGCTTGCTTATACTGGGCAAAGAAAAATTATGATGAAGTTATTATGCTAACCATAAACTACGGCAGCAATGAGGAGAAGGTAACCAATAAAGTGGCGGAGTTTTTTTCAAAGGAGCTTAATGTTCCGCTGAAAGTCATCAAACTTGAGTTTTTAGAGGAATTCTCCAAAATTAGGGGAACAACTTTAGTTGGAGGGGAAACTCCAAAAGTCGCTGCAAAAGATTTAGAAAGCATGGAAATCGCTCAAGAAACAGCAAAGAGCGTTTGGGTTCCAGCAAGGAATGTAGTGCTAATATCTGTAGCTGCTTCGCTTTTGGATGCCCTTGGAGGAGGAGACATTATAGTGGGCTTCAATGCTGAAGAAGGGGTTACTTTTCCTGACAATACTCCCGAATTTGTGGAGAAAATAAACGAGATGCTAAAATATGGAACCATGGTAGATGTAAAAGTGGTCGCCCCCCTCATAAATCTGGATAAGAAGGGCATAGCAAAGCTGTTGAAAGAGCTCGATGCAAAATACGAGTATTCCAATTCATGCTACATGCCCCAAGGTTTTACGGAAGATGGGAAGCCCATTCACTGCGGCGAATGTGAGAGCTGTGTTAGAAGGCATAGGGGGCTTATTGAAGCCATCGGGGAAGACAAAACCGTCTATAAAATCAAGCCTAAGGTATAA
- a CDS encoding endonuclease dU — protein MIRKVKPQIRVIGFDDGTFSFKSKLRKGRTILVGVVMKGSQDVVGVVTRWIEIDGKDSTKKMIDAVNNSRFKDLRVIMLKGITYAGFNVVDVERLSKETGLPVIIVIRKKPDLKAMEDALRKHFVDADERIALLRKAGEIRELIPGKVFYQAYGVPPQQAEEIIKLTQKSSLIPEPLRLAHMIASAVITGESKKE, from the coding sequence ATGATCCGGAAAGTAAAGCCCCAGATAAGGGTTATCGGCTTCGATGACGGCACTTTTTCTTTTAAATCTAAGCTCAGAAAAGGTCGCACTATTTTAGTTGGCGTTGTTATGAAGGGTTCTCAAGATGTTGTAGGAGTAGTCACAAGGTGGATTGAAATCGATGGTAAAGATTCAACCAAAAAAATGATTGATGCAGTAAATAACTCCCGATTTAAGGACTTGAGGGTTATAATGCTCAAGGGAATAACGTATGCGGGGTTTAACGTCGTTGACGTGGAAAGATTAAGCAAAGAAACTGGATTGCCTGTGATAATAGTAATAAGGAAAAAGCCCGATTTAAAGGCCATGGAAGATGCCCTGAGAAAGCATTTTGTAGATGCCGATGAGAGAATTGCGCTTCTTAGAAAAGCTGGGGAGATAAGGGAACTAATCCCTGGGAAAGTATTCTATCAAGCTTATGGGGTTCCTCCACAGCAAGCAGAGGAGATAATAAAACTAACCCAAAAGAGCTCCCTTATACCTGAACCTTTAAGATTGGCTCATATGATAGCCTCTGCCGTAATTACTGGAGAGTCTAAGAAGGAGTAG
- the cutA gene encoding divalent-cation tolerance protein CutA — translation MILVYTTFPDWESAERITKELLERKLIACANLREHKAFYWWQGKIEEDNEVGAVLKTKVDLWSELKEALRELHPYSVPAIIRIDVDHVNKEYLDWLLEVTK, via the coding sequence ATGATACTCGTATACACAACGTTTCCTGACTGGGAAAGTGCTGAAAGGATAACAAAAGAGCTGCTGGAGAGAAAACTAATTGCCTGCGCCAATTTGAGGGAACACAAGGCTTTTTACTGGTGGCAAGGAAAGATTGAAGAGGACAACGAAGTTGGTGCAGTGCTAAAGACAAAAGTTGACCTCTGGAGTGAGCTCAAAGAAGCTCTAAGAGAACTGCATCCATATTCTGTGCCAGCAATAATAAGGATAGATGTGGATCACGTTAATAAAGAATACCTAGACTGGCTTTTAGAGGTAACAAAATGA
- a CDS encoding acylphosphatase — MEIVRAHLRIYGRVQGVGFRWSMQREARKLGVNGWVRNLPDGSVEAVIEGERERVEALIGWAHQGPPWARVTRVEVEWEEPKGEKGFRVVG; from the coding sequence ATGGAGATAGTGAGGGCACATCTAAGGATATACGGCCGAGTACAGGGAGTAGGATTTAGGTGGAGCATGCAAAGAGAAGCGAGAAAACTCGGTGTTAACGGATGGGTAAGGAATCTCCCAGATGGCAGCGTAGAGGCTGTAATTGAGGGAGAAAGGGAGAGAGTCGAGGCATTAATAGGGTGGGCACATCAGGGGCCGCCTTGGGCAAGGGTTACAAGGGTAGAGGTAGAGTGGGAAGAACCAAAGGGTGAGAAGGGATTTAGGGTAGTGGGCTAA
- a CDS encoding DUF460 domain-containing protein: MPILIVGIDIISEEPKRFAVVSWFNGKIIKHGEFTFYRLLRFIRAKKPDIVAMDNIHELGEYLRKFIRAIPQGTKIVQVTGRPGEQKPLWSLAKEHGIRVGDKFNPYEEAKVCALLAAKGVGYEVLPFEDEVIIKVSRGRSQGKGGWSQDRYRRRVHNLIQNKVREIEETLKRADIPFDLEIKEKDQGLERGEFRVYTSREELAGLIKPMKGGDVEIRIRPVERKTFEFVPLKSESAIRERKSIIVGLDPGITVGIAALDLNGEILALYSERNMAVSDIVRFISEVGHPIIVATDVNPAPGLVEKISRSFKAMLFVPRESLKVEEKNELLKNLGISVEDDHQRDALAAAYKAYLRLKPKLDHVEAKLREMGITKKGEEIKALVIQGYNLGEAILKVKEKEKSKEIKTAEVTETSVDVTPYIEKIKELENTINLLEKENQELRAVIEEQRKIIEGLENRLAAYDERIREKIIREKEMEIREKRIEYLEKELREARLIIEKLSKDLVLTKRMHLLELKGTAVPLKVIENLTWKEIEELERSAGIKKEDVLYVVNPSGAGKSIAEHLAEKRIKALISAKTLPNLVYETLKENKIPVLYEDEIEVKRVDDFAIVDRKELEGAIEEKLKRWEEEEKEREVQEFLRLVEEYRLERIKELKKKAEEEH; the protein is encoded by the coding sequence ATGCCTATTCTGATCGTTGGGATTGATATAATCAGTGAAGAACCAAAACGTTTTGCCGTGGTTAGCTGGTTTAATGGAAAGATAATCAAGCACGGTGAGTTTACTTTTTATCGACTTCTGAGATTTATAAGGGCTAAAAAACCCGATATTGTTGCCATGGACAACATCCACGAGCTTGGAGAGTACCTTAGGAAGTTTATAAGGGCAATTCCGCAGGGGACAAAGATAGTTCAGGTAACCGGCAGACCTGGAGAGCAAAAACCCCTATGGAGTCTAGCTAAGGAACACGGAATAAGAGTAGGGGATAAGTTCAACCCCTATGAGGAAGCAAAGGTATGTGCCCTTTTAGCCGCTAAGGGAGTAGGTTATGAAGTTCTTCCTTTTGAAGATGAGGTCATTATAAAGGTCTCAAGAGGAAGAAGTCAAGGAAAAGGTGGGTGGAGTCAAGATAGATACAGGAGAAGGGTCCATAACTTAATCCAGAACAAAGTCAGAGAAATTGAAGAGACCCTCAAGAGGGCCGACATACCTTTCGACCTCGAAATTAAAGAGAAAGACCAGGGGCTGGAAAGGGGAGAGTTTAGGGTCTATACATCCAGAGAGGAGCTTGCAGGTCTTATAAAGCCCATGAAGGGGGGAGATGTTGAAATAAGAATCCGTCCGGTGGAGAGGAAGACTTTTGAGTTTGTGCCCCTAAAGAGTGAAAGCGCCATAAGAGAAAGGAAGAGCATTATTGTAGGGCTTGATCCCGGTATTACCGTTGGAATAGCCGCTTTGGATTTGAACGGCGAGATTTTAGCACTTTACAGTGAGAGAAACATGGCCGTTAGCGATATTGTGAGATTTATAAGCGAGGTTGGTCATCCAATAATAGTAGCCACCGATGTGAACCCTGCTCCCGGGTTGGTGGAGAAAATTTCTCGCTCTTTTAAGGCAATGCTCTTCGTTCCGCGGGAGAGCTTAAAAGTTGAGGAAAAGAATGAGCTTTTAAAGAACTTAGGCATAAGCGTTGAGGACGATCACCAAAGAGATGCATTAGCTGCAGCTTACAAAGCATACCTCCGCCTGAAGCCAAAGCTTGACCATGTCGAAGCAAAACTCAGAGAGATGGGCATCACAAAGAAGGGAGAGGAAATAAAGGCTCTCGTAATCCAGGGATACAATCTTGGAGAGGCTATTTTGAAAGTAAAAGAAAAAGAAAAGAGCAAAGAAATAAAAACTGCCGAGGTAACTGAGACCTCTGTTGACGTTACTCCCTACATAGAAAAGATAAAGGAACTCGAAAATACCATAAATCTGCTGGAGAAAGAGAATCAAGAGCTAAGAGCCGTAATTGAAGAGCAGAGAAAAATTATAGAAGGCTTGGAGAATAGATTGGCAGCCTATGACGAGAGAATCAGGGAAAAGATCATCAGAGAGAAGGAGATGGAAATTAGAGAGAAAAGAATAGAGTACCTTGAGAAAGAACTTAGAGAAGCGAGATTGATAATAGAAAAGCTCAGCAAAGACTTGGTCTTGACAAAGAGGATGCACCTGTTGGAACTTAAAGGCACTGCAGTTCCTCTAAAGGTAATCGAAAACCTAACGTGGAAAGAGATTGAGGAGCTGGAGCGTTCTGCGGGTATTAAAAAAGAGGACGTCCTCTACGTTGTTAATCCCTCAGGTGCTGGAAAGAGCATAGCAGAACACCTTGCAGAAAAGAGGATAAAAGCCCTAATAAGTGCAAAAACACTACCAAACCTTGTATATGAAACGCTAAAGGAAAACAAAATACCAGTCCTCTATGAGGATGAGATTGAAGTGAAGAGGGTTGATGACTTTGCAATAGTTGATAGGAAAGAGCTCGAAGGTGCAATAGAAGAAAAATTGAAGCGCTGGGAAGAAGAAGAAAAAGAAAGGGAAGTTCAAGAGTTCCTAAGGCTTGTTGAGGAATATCGGCTTGAGAGGATCAAGGAGCTTAAGAAAAAGGCAGAAGAAGAGCATTAA
- a CDS encoding transcriptional regulator, whose product MEALRELSSNSVLGNPIRLAIMLYLLPRERALFRDLLEVLEVTPGNLDSHLRVLEKAGYVKLKKVFSDRPRTAVEITQKGAQETGKYLRLLREVLNGI is encoded by the coding sequence ATGGAAGCCCTCAGGGAGCTGAGCTCCAACAGCGTCCTTGGCAACCCGATAAGGCTCGCCATCATGCTCTACCTCCTGCCGAGGGAGAGGGCCCTCTTTAGAGACCTCTTGGAAGTACTCGAGGTAACTCCGGGCAATCTGGATTCTCATCTTAGGGTTCTTGAAAAAGCCGGGTATGTAAAACTCAAAAAAGTCTTTTCCGATAGGCCAAGAACTGCAGTGGAAATAACTCAAAAAGGCGCTCAAGAAACCGGGAAATACTTGAGGTTGCTTCGAGAAGTCCTGAATGGGATTTAA